One stretch of Juglans microcarpa x Juglans regia isolate MS1-56 chromosome 3D, Jm3101_v1.0, whole genome shotgun sequence DNA includes these proteins:
- the LOC121253918 gene encoding MLP-like protein 43, protein MSSSLSGKLSIEIEVKSSARAFYEANAKRLYEIPKLCPNCIPRIDLVEGKWEEVGAVVNWHLAYGGKTVISKEIYESIDDEKLSVTFKVIGGSFVESFKSFKFISQVFPKKEGSLVRWTYEYEKLNADIPDPKDLLQFAADLTREIDDTLMKISQE, encoded by the exons atgtcATCTTCTCTGTCTGGTAAGTTAAGTATTGAAATAGAGGTCAAGTCATCAGCTCGTGCTTTTTATGAGGCTAACGCGAAACGATTGTACGAGATACCAAAACTTTGCCCTAACTGTATACCCAGGATTGATTTAGTAGAAGGAAAATGGGAAGAAGTGGGTGCTGTCGTGAACTGGCATCTCGCATACG GGGGGAAAACTGTAATTTCCAAGGAGATATACGAGAGCATAGATGACGAAAAACTGTCAGTAACGTTCAAGGTGATAGGAGGATCATTCGTAGAGTCGTTcaaaagtttcaagttcatttcTCAGGtctttccaaagaaagaggGAAGCTTGGTCCGTTGGACTTATGAATATGAGAAACTTAACGCGGATATTCCAGATCCAAAAGATTTGCTTCAGTTTGCAGCTGATCTTACCAGAGAGATAGATGATACTCTTATGAAGATCAGCCAAGAGTAG